The following coding sequences lie in one Amycolatopsis cihanbeyliensis genomic window:
- a CDS encoding AraC family transcriptional regulator, with amino-acid sequence MAHLRRAKDWMDARYDQPLEVSQVAAVAGCSRSHFIHSFAAAYGESPMAYLTRRRIERAQDLLRSANLTVTEICMLVGFASLGTFSRRFSELVGMSPTAYRAATRRSGPPPIPGCYLMMWTRPAPPDSVLSDKPPDPAAE; translated from the coding sequence GTGGCCCATCTGCGGAGGGCCAAGGACTGGATGGACGCGCGCTACGACCAGCCGCTGGAGGTCAGCCAGGTGGCGGCGGTGGCCGGATGTTCCCGGTCGCACTTCATTCACTCGTTCGCGGCGGCTTACGGGGAGTCGCCGATGGCCTACCTCACCCGCAGGCGGATCGAGCGGGCGCAGGACCTGCTGCGCAGCGCGAACCTGACGGTCACCGAGATCTGCATGCTGGTCGGCTTCGCCAGCCTCGGCACCTTCAGCCGCCGGTTCTCCGAACTGGTGGGCATGTCCCCCACGGCGTACCGGGCGGCCACGCGCCGGTCCGGGCCGCCGCCGATCCCCGGTTGCTACCTGATGATGTGGACCAGGCCGGCGCCGCCGGATTCCGTACTCTCGGATAAGCCGCCCGACCCCGCCGCCGAATAG